The proteins below come from a single Malus domestica chromosome 03, GDT2T_hap1 genomic window:
- the LOC139194837 gene encoding cell wall / vacuolar inhibitor of fructosidase 1-like, which translates to MDANLIAQTCNQTPYPDLCVSTLQSDPRSAKADVKGLGIIMVDAVRAKAREANLQVEELIDREPGNTPATNCRLNYSDIFHLHIPDAVEAFPKDDYKSAELAMINVVTNADSCERGFSGGSPFKDESQALHDVAYVAAAIAKVLRS; encoded by the coding sequence ATGGATGCCAATCTGATCGCACAAACATGCAACCAAACACCATATCCCGATCTTTGTGTCTCTACACTTCAATCAGACCCTCGAAGCGCCAAAGCAGATGTCAAAGGCTTAGGCATCATAATGGTTGATGCAGTTAGGGCTAAGGCACGCGAAGCTAATCTCCAAGTCGAGGAGCTGATCGATAGAGAGCCGGGAAATACACCCGCAACAAACTGCAGATTAAACTACTCCGATATTTTTCATCTTCATATTCCTGACGCCGTTGAAGCTTTCCCTAAAGATGATTATAAGTCAGCAGAGCTAGCCATGATTAATGTCGTCACAAACGCAGATTCATGCGAAAGAGGTTTTTCCGGCGGCAGTCCTTTCAAAGACGAAAGCCAAGCTCTCCATGATGTTGCTTATGTGGCTGCAGCAATTGCCAAAGTATTGCGCTCTTGA